A section of the Streptomyces sp. NBC_00178 genome encodes:
- a CDS encoding carbohydrate ABC transporter permease, with product MKVTETPPAVPAQRSPVTKTGAPAGETAKSSEGKVLNVFSHGVLIIWAVLVVMPLLWAVMASFKTDDSILSTPWSLPDKLHFENWSRAWNQAHMSDYFLNTIMVVGGSLIGTLLLGSMAAYVLARFDFPGNRFIYFLFIGGMSFPIILALVPLFFVMNNMGLLNSVHGLILVYIAYSLPFTVFFLTSFFRTLPTSIAEAAMLDGASHSRTFFQVMLPMAKPGLISVGIFNFLGQWNQYMLPTVLNTDPDGKVLSQGLVELATSQGYKGDWSGLFAGLVMAMLPVLLAYIVFQRQVVAGLTAGALK from the coding sequence ATGAAGGTCACTGAGACCCCTCCCGCCGTCCCGGCCCAGCGCTCGCCGGTGACGAAGACCGGCGCTCCCGCAGGTGAGACGGCGAAGAGCAGCGAGGGCAAGGTCCTCAACGTCTTCTCGCACGGAGTGCTCATCATCTGGGCGGTGCTCGTCGTCATGCCGCTGCTCTGGGCGGTGATGGCGTCCTTCAAGACGGACGACTCGATCCTGTCGACGCCCTGGTCGCTGCCGGACAAGCTCCACTTCGAGAACTGGTCGCGCGCCTGGAACCAGGCGCACATGAGCGACTACTTCCTCAACACCATCATGGTGGTGGGCGGTTCGCTCATCGGCACGCTGCTGCTCGGCTCGATGGCGGCGTACGTGCTGGCGCGGTTCGACTTCCCGGGGAACCGGTTCATCTACTTCCTCTTCATCGGAGGGATGAGCTTCCCGATCATCCTGGCGCTGGTCCCGCTGTTCTTCGTCATGAACAACATGGGGCTGCTGAACTCGGTGCACGGACTGATCCTGGTCTACATCGCCTACTCGCTCCCGTTCACGGTCTTCTTCCTCACCTCGTTCTTCCGGACCCTGCCGACGTCGATCGCGGAAGCGGCCATGCTCGACGGGGCCTCGCACAGCCGCACCTTCTTCCAGGTGATGCTGCCGATGGCCAAGCCCGGCCTGATCAGCGTCGGCATCTTCAACTTCCTCGGCCAGTGGAACCAGTACATGCTGCCGACGGTGCTGAACACCGACCCGGACGGCAAGGTCCTCTCCCAGGGCCTGGTCGAGCTGGCCACCAGTCAGGGGTACAAGGGCGACTGGTCCGGTCTCTTCGCCGGTCTGGTGATGGCGATGCTGCCCGTGCTCCTGGCCTACATCGTCTTCCAGCGGCAGGTCGTCGCCGGTCTGACGGCGGGGGCGCTCAAGTAG
- a CDS encoding glycoside hydrolase domain-containing protein yields MADEMVLRAQRFINTTYGNGATLGMSKLDENGRTSWTVMYALTRALQYEMGIGSLSNNFGDGTLAAIASKYGKLDASTVPSANFCRILQSALYCKGYDGGDIDGTYNSRVQAAVAKLHQNMGVDVTYPGGALWPKTVKGLFNMDAYVTVNSGSDTIRSIQQWLNGRYVLRKDFYIIPCDGHHSRDVAKSMLYAIQYELGMADGTANGVFGPGTQTGLKSHTLSTGSSGVWVQLFTAGMVLNKRPVAFSSSFTSSLASAVSTFQSFMHLADNGTADFRTWSSLLVSYGDQTRQGEACDGVTKITPARAQALKSAGYKYIGRYLYNPSTTDLPEKEIQPGELATIKEYGLRCYPIYQTWARSVDYYSPQQGVTDCANAAYKAEEHGFKPGSRIYFAVDYDAVDDEVTSHILPYFKSVADQMSRMGNPYKIGVYGPRNACSRISDAGYAGTSFVSNMSSGFSGNLGYAMPENWAFDQIVTKSIGSGDGHIEIDNNIASGRDTGQGDFDAPPAQKLDIGFDLSYWEALADEATEYMKSIGRGEQSNNIYTRRQCLETIMSLDDVITSTARRYRMRKALIQTTAFWEFCHYGQEDLIKDGGVGFYYTGTVPDWAQNLPGVSKVQDSSTGVGQIQGRIGILAWNNSINAGLADGTILDPADVRPSPDSDRYKMWIKLLEDNAYNVRTVAHIHIWGADGKQGDAEEIPQRRPALDYTQTEIYEVLRRYQGPVEPAFSDATLRMPLYAIFEKYNSAVRGA; encoded by the coding sequence ATGGCTGACGAGATGGTGCTTCGCGCCCAGAGATTCATCAACACCACGTACGGCAACGGCGCGACCCTCGGCATGTCGAAGCTCGACGAGAACGGCCGGACCAGCTGGACTGTGATGTACGCCCTGACCCGGGCCCTGCAGTACGAGATGGGCATCGGGTCGCTCTCCAACAACTTCGGCGACGGCACCCTCGCCGCGATCGCGTCGAAGTACGGCAAGCTGGACGCGAGCACGGTCCCCTCCGCGAACTTCTGCCGGATCCTCCAGTCCGCCCTGTACTGCAAGGGGTACGACGGCGGTGACATCGACGGCACGTACAACTCCCGTGTCCAGGCCGCCGTGGCGAAGCTGCACCAGAACATGGGCGTGGACGTCACCTACCCGGGCGGCGCCCTCTGGCCCAAGACCGTCAAGGGCCTGTTCAACATGGACGCCTACGTCACGGTCAACTCCGGGTCCGACACCATCCGCTCCATCCAGCAGTGGCTGAACGGGCGTTACGTCCTGCGCAAGGACTTCTACATCATCCCGTGCGACGGCCACCACTCCCGTGACGTCGCGAAGTCGATGCTGTACGCCATCCAGTACGAGCTCGGCATGGCCGACGGCACGGCGAACGGGGTCTTCGGCCCGGGCACGCAGACGGGTCTCAAGAGCCACACGCTGTCCACCGGCAGCTCCGGCGTGTGGGTCCAGCTCTTCACCGCCGGCATGGTGCTCAACAAGCGCCCCGTGGCCTTCTCGTCCTCGTTCACCTCCTCGCTGGCCTCCGCCGTCAGCACCTTCCAGTCGTTCATGCACCTCGCCGACAACGGCACGGCCGACTTCCGCACCTGGTCCTCACTCCTGGTCTCCTACGGCGACCAGACGCGGCAGGGCGAGGCCTGCGACGGCGTCACGAAGATCACCCCGGCCCGTGCGCAGGCGTTGAAGAGCGCCGGCTACAAGTACATCGGCCGCTACCTCTACAACCCGTCCACGACCGACCTGCCCGAGAAGGAGATCCAGCCCGGCGAACTCGCCACGATCAAGGAGTACGGGCTGCGCTGCTACCCCATCTACCAGACGTGGGCCCGGTCGGTGGACTACTACAGCCCGCAGCAGGGCGTCACGGACTGCGCGAACGCCGCGTACAAGGCCGAGGAACACGGGTTCAAGCCCGGCAGCCGGATCTACTTCGCGGTCGACTACGACGCGGTCGACGACGAGGTCACCTCGCACATCCTCCCGTACTTCAAGAGCGTGGCGGACCAGATGAGCCGGATGGGCAACCCGTACAAGATCGGTGTCTACGGCCCGCGCAACGCGTGTTCCCGCATCTCCGACGCCGGCTACGCGGGAACCAGCTTCGTCTCCAACATGTCCTCCGGCTTCTCCGGCAACCTCGGCTACGCGATGCCGGAGAACTGGGCGTTCGACCAGATCGTCACGAAGTCGATCGGGTCCGGCGACGGTCACATAGAGATCGACAACAACATCGCCTCCGGGCGGGACACGGGACAGGGCGACTTCGACGCGCCCCCGGCCCAGAAGCTCGACATCGGCTTCGACCTCTCCTACTGGGAGGCACTCGCCGACGAGGCCACCGAATACATGAAGTCCATCGGCAGAGGCGAGCAGTCGAACAACATCTACACCCGCAGGCAGTGCCTGGAGACGATCATGTCGCTCGACGACGTCATCACCTCCACCGCCCGCCGCTACCGGATGCGCAAGGCCCTCATCCAGACCACCGCCTTCTGGGAGTTCTGCCACTACGGGCAGGAGGACCTCATCAAGGACGGCGGCGTCGGGTTCTACTACACCGGCACCGTCCCCGACTGGGCCCAGAACCTCCCCGGTGTCTCCAAGGTTCAGGACAGCAGCACCGGCGTCGGCCAGATCCAGGGCCGCATCGGGATCCTCGCGTGGAACAACTCCATCAACGCGGGCCTCGCGGACGGAACGATCCTCGACCCCGCGGACGTCCGCCCGAGCCCGGACTCGGACCGGTACAAGATGTGGATCAAGCTCCTGGAGGACAACGCCTACAACGTCCGGACCGTCGCCCACATCCACATCTGGGGCGCCGACGGCAAGCAGGGTGACGCGGAGGAGATACCGCAGCGCCGCCCCGCCCTCGACTACACGCAGACCGAGATCTACGAGGTGCTCCGCCGCTACCAGGGCCCGGTGGAGCCCGCGTTCAGCGACGCGACCCTGCGGATGCCCCTCTACGCGATCTTCGAGAAGTACAACAGCGCTGTCCGGGGAGCCTGA
- a CDS encoding GH92 family glycosyl hydrolase encodes MQPLRGPQQGSRHRQSTSAAVLAASLVLALAAPTTAFAQSSAAAHKPSRETTFSSSFESDEKQPDWRNTVEEGRDGKKRASGVDGGFTAGIPGNVTDRVTDLRASGENAGSGEVKENLVDVEPGSKWLAFASTGWVEFDLSEPTKVVTYALTSANDHAERDPKDWTLKGSADGKAWTDLDSRTGEAFSERHQTKSYDFETDTAYQHFRLEFTKNNGASDAIQLSDVQFSDGDTTTPAPAEMRSQADRGPSGSPTAKQGAGFTGKKALRYAGTHKPDGRAYSYNKVFDVDTAVTKDTQLSYLVYPQMTETDLDYPATHVAVDLAFTDGTYLSDLKATDSHGGLLTPQGQADAKRLYVNQWNKVASRIGTVAAGKTVDRILVAYDSPKGPSKFQGWIDDISLAPKAPEKRKAHLSDYASTVRGTNSSGGFSRGNNFPATAVPHGFNFWTPVTNAGTTSWLYDYSRGNNADNLPTLQAFSASHEPSPWMGDRQTFQLMPAVAAGTPDASRTARALPFRHENETATPHYYGVTFENGLKAEMTPTDHAARMQFTYPGDDASLVFDNISNDGGLTLDPETGSFTGYSDVKSGGSTGATRLFVYGSFDAPVTDSGKLKGGGGDDVTGFFRFDAGKDHKVGLRLATSLISVDQAKKNLAMELPEKTSFDKVRKNAQKAWDKILGKVEVEGANADQLTTLYSSLYRLFLYPNSGFEQVDGVSTYASPFSPQTGSDTPTHTGAKIVKGEVYVNNGFWDTYRTTWPAYSFLSPKQAGKMVDGFVQQYKDGGWISRWSSPGYSDLMTGTSSDVAFADAYVKGVDFDAEAAYDAAVKNATVTPPSSGVGRKGMETSVFTGYANTSTHEGLSWSLEGYLNDYGIAQMGQALYKKTKKERYKEESEYFLNRARNYVKLFDDKAGFFQGRKANGDWRLPSDQYDPRVWGYDYTETNGWGYAFTAPQDSKGLANLYGGRDGLAKKLDTYFSTPETAGPEFVGSYGGVIHEMTEARDVRMGQYGHSNQVAHHATYMYDAASQPWKTQEKVREVLGRLYTGSEIGQGYHGDEDNGEQSAWFLFSSLGFYPLVMGSGEYAIGSPLFTKTTVHLENGRDLVVKAPKNSSTNIYVQGLKVNGKKWTSTSLPHDLLAKGGVLDFDMGSKPSAWGTGKDAAPVSITKDDKVPAPRGDVLKGDGALYDNSSGTSATVETADLPVATGTNAVQYTLTSATAAKAPTGWVLQGSTDGKSWKDLDKRSGQTFAWDKQTRVFSVHAPGTYTQYRLVADSAATLAEIELIS; translated from the coding sequence ATGCAGCCCCTACGTGGTCCCCAGCAAGGCTCGCGCCACAGACAAAGCACCTCGGCCGCGGTCCTCGCGGCCTCTCTCGTGCTGGCTCTCGCAGCGCCCACGACGGCCTTCGCGCAGTCGTCCGCCGCCGCCCATAAACCGTCCCGCGAAACGACGTTCAGTTCCTCCTTCGAATCCGACGAGAAGCAGCCGGACTGGCGCAACACGGTCGAAGAAGGCCGGGACGGAAAAAAGCGGGCATCGGGTGTCGACGGTGGATTCACCGCCGGAATACCGGGCAATGTCACCGACCGGGTCACGGATCTGCGGGCGAGCGGCGAGAACGCCGGTTCCGGTGAGGTCAAGGAGAACCTGGTCGACGTGGAACCGGGCAGCAAATGGCTGGCCTTCGCGTCGACCGGCTGGGTCGAGTTCGACCTCTCCGAGCCCACCAAGGTCGTCACCTACGCCCTGACCTCGGCCAACGACCACGCCGAGCGGGACCCGAAGGACTGGACGCTGAAGGGCTCCGCCGACGGCAAGGCCTGGACGGACCTGGACTCGCGCACCGGTGAGGCGTTCTCCGAGCGCCACCAGACCAAGTCGTACGACTTCGAGACGGACACCGCCTACCAGCACTTCCGTCTGGAGTTCACCAAGAACAACGGCGCCTCGGACGCGATCCAGCTCTCCGACGTCCAGTTCTCCGACGGGGACACGACGACGCCCGCCCCCGCCGAGATGCGCAGCCAGGCCGACCGCGGTCCGTCGGGCTCCCCCACCGCCAAGCAGGGCGCCGGCTTCACAGGGAAGAAGGCGCTGCGCTACGCGGGTACGCACAAGCCGGACGGCCGGGCGTACTCGTACAACAAGGTGTTCGACGTCGACACGGCGGTCACCAAGGACACGCAGCTGTCCTACCTGGTCTATCCGCAGATGACCGAGACGGACCTCGACTACCCCGCCACGCACGTGGCCGTGGACCTCGCGTTCACCGACGGCACGTACCTCAGCGACCTGAAGGCCACCGACTCCCACGGCGGGCTGCTCACCCCGCAGGGCCAGGCCGACGCCAAGCGGCTGTACGTCAACCAGTGGAACAAGGTCGCCTCGCGCATCGGCACGGTGGCCGCCGGCAAGACGGTCGACCGGATCCTGGTGGCGTACGACTCCCCCAAGGGCCCGTCGAAGTTCCAGGGCTGGATCGACGACATCTCGCTCGCCCCGAAGGCCCCGGAGAAGCGCAAGGCGCACCTCTCGGACTACGCCTCGACGGTGCGCGGCACCAACTCCAGCGGTGGCTTCTCGCGCGGCAACAACTTCCCCGCGACCGCGGTCCCGCACGGCTTCAACTTCTGGACGCCGGTCACCAACGCGGGCACCACGAGCTGGCTCTACGACTACTCGCGCGGCAACAACGCGGACAACCTGCCCACCCTGCAGGCCTTCAGCGCCAGCCACGAGCCGAGCCCCTGGATGGGCGACCGCCAGACCTTCCAGCTGATGCCGGCGGTGGCCGCCGGTACCCCCGACGCCTCCCGCACGGCCCGCGCGCTGCCGTTCCGCCACGAGAACGAGACCGCGACGCCGCACTACTACGGCGTGACGTTCGAGAACGGCCTCAAGGCCGAGATGACGCCCACCGACCACGCGGCGCGCATGCAGTTCACCTATCCCGGTGACGACGCGAGCCTCGTCTTCGACAACATCTCCAACGACGGCGGCCTCACCCTCGACCCGGAGACCGGTTCCTTCACCGGCTACTCCGACGTGAAGAGCGGCGGCTCCACCGGGGCGACCCGGCTGTTCGTATACGGTTCCTTCGACGCGCCGGTCACCGACAGCGGCAAGCTGAAGGGCGGCGGCGGTGACGACGTCACCGGCTTCTTCCGCTTCGACGCGGGCAAGGACCACAAGGTCGGTCTGCGCCTGGCCACCTCGCTGATCAGCGTCGACCAGGCGAAGAAGAACCTCGCCATGGAGCTTCCGGAGAAGACCTCCTTCGACAAGGTGCGCAAGAACGCGCAGAAGGCCTGGGACAAGATCCTCGGCAAGGTCGAGGTCGAGGGTGCGAACGCCGACCAGCTGACCACCCTCTACTCCAGCCTGTACCGGCTCTTCCTCTACCCGAACTCGGGCTTCGAGCAGGTCGACGGGGTCTCCACCTACGCGAGCCCGTTCTCGCCGCAGACCGGGTCCGACACCCCCACCCACACCGGCGCGAAGATCGTCAAGGGTGAGGTGTACGTCAACAACGGCTTCTGGGACACCTACCGGACGACGTGGCCGGCGTACTCCTTCCTGTCGCCGAAGCAGGCCGGCAAGATGGTCGACGGCTTCGTCCAGCAGTACAAGGACGGCGGCTGGATCTCCCGCTGGTCCTCCCCGGGTTACTCCGACCTGATGACCGGGACCAGCTCGGACGTGGCCTTCGCCGACGCCTACGTCAAGGGTGTCGACTTCGACGCCGAGGCGGCGTACGACGCGGCGGTCAAGAACGCCACGGTGACCCCGCCCTCCTCGGGCGTCGGCCGCAAGGGCATGGAGACGTCGGTCTTCACCGGATACGCCAACACCTCGACGCACGAGGGCCTCTCCTGGTCGCTGGAGGGCTACCTCAACGACTACGGCATCGCGCAGATGGGCCAGGCGCTCTACAAGAAGACGAAGAAGGAGCGCTACAAGGAGGAGTCCGAGTACTTCCTCAACCGCGCCCGGAACTACGTCAAGCTCTTCGACGACAAGGCCGGCTTCTTCCAGGGCAGGAAGGCGAACGGCGACTGGCGCCTGCCCTCCGACCAGTACGACCCCCGTGTCTGGGGCTACGACTACACGGAGACCAACGGCTGGGGCTACGCCTTCACCGCTCCGCAGGACAGCAAGGGCCTGGCCAACCTCTACGGCGGCCGTGACGGTCTCGCCAAGAAGCTGGACACGTACTTCTCCACCCCGGAGACCGCCGGACCCGAGTTCGTCGGCTCCTACGGCGGTGTCATCCACGAGATGACCGAGGCACGCGACGTCCGCATGGGCCAGTACGGCCACAGCAACCAGGTCGCGCACCACGCCACGTACATGTACGACGCCGCCTCGCAGCCCTGGAAGACCCAGGAGAAGGTCCGCGAGGTCCTCGGCCGGCTGTACACCGGCAGCGAGATCGGCCAGGGCTACCACGGCGACGAGGACAACGGCGAGCAGTCGGCCTGGTTCCTCTTCTCCTCGCTCGGCTTCTACCCGCTGGTCATGGGCAGTGGCGAGTACGCGATCGGCTCTCCGCTCTTCACGAAGACGACCGTGCACCTGGAGAACGGCCGCGACCTCGTCGTCAAGGCGCCGAAGAACAGCTCGACGAACATCTACGTCCAGGGCCTGAAGGTCAACGGCAAGAAGTGGACCTCCACCTCGCTGCCGCACGACCTGCTCGCCAAGGGCGGTGTGCTGGACTTCGACATGGGCTCCAAGCCGTCGGCGTGGGGCACGGGCAAGGACGCGGCCCCGGTCTCCATCACCAAGGACGACAAGGTGCCCGCGCCCAGGGGTGACGTGCTCAAGGGCGACGGCGCTCTGTACGACAACTCCTCCGGCACCTCGGCCACGGTCGAGACGGCGGACCTGCCGGTCGCCACGGGCACGAACGCCGTCCAGTACACCCTGACCTCGGCCACCGCGGCGAAGGCCCCCACGGGCTGGGTGCTGCAGGGCTCGACGGACGGGAAGTCCTGGAAGGACCTCGACAAGCGGTCCGGCCAGACGTTCGCCTGGGACAAGCAGACCCGGGTGTTCTCGGTGCACGCGCCGGGGACGTACACGCAGTACCGGCTGGTCGCCGACAGTGCCGCGACGCTGGCGGAGATCGAGCTGATCTCCTGA
- a CDS encoding carbohydrate ABC transporter permease, protein MQHGKYRFIAGFLVVPLALYAIFVIWPFAQSIYYSFTDWTGLSPDFRMVGFDNYSRMLDDDIFWKSLQHSVLLALLLPLVTLGLALFFAFMLNVGGRRRKSAAVAGVRGSSFYKIAYFFPQVLSIVIVALLFQFAFNPSSGMLNEALKAVGLKSLQPDWLGDPDLALYCVMVVLIWSTVGFFVVLFSAGMASIPKDFYEAALLDGASRITTFFKITLPLLWDTVQSGWVYMGILALGVEAFTAVQVMTVGPGGPDYSTTVLPLYVYQTAFRDAQAGYATTIGVGLLIVTMLFAGIVMRLGRRERLEF, encoded by the coding sequence ATGCAGCACGGCAAGTACCGGTTCATCGCGGGATTCCTCGTGGTCCCGCTGGCGTTGTACGCCATCTTCGTCATCTGGCCCTTCGCCCAGTCCATCTACTACTCGTTCACGGACTGGACCGGACTCAGCCCGGACTTCCGGATGGTCGGCTTCGACAACTACAGTCGGATGCTCGACGACGACATCTTCTGGAAGTCCCTGCAGCACAGTGTGCTGCTCGCCCTGCTGCTGCCGCTGGTGACGCTGGGCCTCGCGCTCTTCTTCGCCTTCATGCTCAATGTCGGCGGCCGTCGGCGCAAAAGCGCCGCGGTCGCCGGGGTGCGCGGCTCCTCCTTCTACAAGATCGCGTACTTCTTCCCCCAGGTCCTGTCGATCGTGATCGTGGCCCTGCTGTTCCAGTTCGCGTTCAACCCGTCGTCCGGAATGCTGAACGAGGCACTCAAGGCCGTCGGTCTCAAGAGCCTCCAGCCGGACTGGCTCGGCGACCCCGACCTCGCGCTCTACTGCGTGATGGTCGTCCTCATCTGGTCGACGGTCGGATTCTTCGTCGTCCTCTTCTCCGCCGGCATGGCGTCCATCCCGAAGGACTTCTACGAGGCGGCGCTGCTCGACGGCGCCAGCCGCATCACGACGTTCTTCAAGATCACGCTCCCGCTGCTCTGGGACACCGTGCAGTCGGGCTGGGTCTACATGGGCATCCTGGCGCTCGGCGTCGAGGCCTTCACCGCCGTCCAGGTCATGACGGTCGGCCCGGGAGGCCCGGACTACTCCACCACCGTCCTGCCGCTGTACGTCTACCAGACGGCCTTCCGGGACGCCCAGGCCGGTTACGCGACCACGATCGGCGTCGGTCTGCTCATCGTCACCATGCTCTTCGCGGGCATCGTGATGCGACTGGGCCGGCGCGAGCGGCTGGAGTTCTGA
- the ngcE gene encoding N-acetylglucosamine/diacetylchitobiose ABC transporter substrate-binding protein: MGSTSGRTNEGLGRRDLIKRSAALGLIAVPTMSFLSACASSDGGSDEKAEKGTKSAKNPLGVNETAALEVVIFNGGFGEQYAIDAEKKYNEAFPKAPKVKHAATEKIQSTLQPRFNGGTPPDLIDNSGAEQMDMGVLVGKKQLLDLTPLMDAPSYDDPAKKVRDTLRPGVLEMGQFDGDPVWIMYYAYTVYGVWYSQTNLEKLDATYPENWDDMLALCEKAKKKGIAGWTYPGKYPYYLPFSLYPFIGKIGGREVLDKIDNLEPNAWKDPAVKAAFEAYYELYKKGYILKGTPGLTHIQSQTEWTKGKALFIPNGSWVENEAAPTTPDDFKMMVGAPSSLDSSDKLPFGTIWASGGEPFVVPAKAKNPEGAMEQLRIMLSEDSSKNFTKSVKSLSAFNGGTDGLTLSTAMQSGVDVLKTAGDNVVNPRLQDWYVKLQKEQIGIAGIGEMMAGRATPAETIKKIQAFADAAAKDQSIKHYKHQ; encoded by the coding sequence ATGGGATCCACCTCAGGCCGCACGAATGAGGGCCTTGGCCGTCGCGATCTGATCAAGCGTTCTGCCGCACTCGGCCTGATCGCTGTTCCGACGATGAGCTTCCTGTCGGCCTGCGCGAGCAGCGACGGCGGAAGTGACGAGAAGGCCGAAAAGGGCACCAAGAGCGCGAAGAACCCGCTCGGTGTCAACGAGACCGCCGCTCTCGAGGTCGTCATCTTCAACGGCGGGTTCGGTGAGCAGTACGCCATCGACGCCGAGAAGAAGTACAACGAGGCCTTCCCCAAGGCGCCGAAGGTCAAGCACGCCGCGACCGAGAAGATCCAGTCGACGCTGCAGCCGCGCTTCAACGGCGGCACCCCGCCGGACCTCATCGACAACTCGGGTGCCGAGCAGATGGACATGGGCGTCCTGGTCGGCAAGAAGCAGCTGCTCGACCTCACGCCGCTCATGGACGCCCCGTCCTACGACGACCCGGCCAAGAAGGTCCGCGACACGCTGCGCCCCGGTGTCCTGGAGATGGGCCAGTTCGACGGCGACCCCGTCTGGATCATGTACTACGCGTACACGGTCTACGGCGTCTGGTACTCCCAGACCAACCTCGAGAAGCTCGACGCGACGTACCCGGAGAACTGGGACGACATGCTCGCGCTCTGCGAGAAGGCGAAGAAGAAGGGCATCGCCGGCTGGACCTACCCCGGCAAGTACCCGTACTACCTGCCCTTCTCGCTGTACCCCTTCATCGGCAAGATCGGCGGCCGCGAGGTCCTCGACAAGATCGACAACCTCGAGCCGAACGCCTGGAAGGACCCGGCCGTCAAGGCCGCGTTCGAGGCGTACTACGAGCTCTACAAGAAGGGCTACATCCTCAAGGGCACGCCCGGCCTGACCCACATCCAGTCGCAGACCGAGTGGACCAAGGGCAAGGCGCTCTTCATCCCGAACGGCTCGTGGGTGGAGAACGAGGCCGCCCCGACCACGCCGGACGACTTCAAGATGATGGTCGGCGCGCCGTCCAGCCTCGACTCGTCCGACAAGCTGCCCTTCGGCACCATCTGGGCGTCCGGCGGCGAGCCCTTCGTCGTCCCGGCCAAGGCGAAGAACCCCGAGGGCGCGATGGAGCAGCTGCGCATCATGCTCAGCGAGGACTCCTCGAAGAACTTCACCAAGTCGGTGAAGTCCCTCAGCGCCTTCAACGGCGGCACCGACGGGCTGACGCTCTCCACCGCCATGCAGTCCGGCGTCGACGTCCTCAAGACGGCCGGCGACAACGTGGTGAACCCGCGTCTGCAGGACTGGTACGTGAAGCTCCAGAAGGAGCAGATCGGCATCGCCGGCATCGGCGAGATGATGGCCGGCCGCGCGACCCCGGCGGAGACCATCAAGAAGATCCAGGCCTTCGCGGACGCGGCGGCCAAGGACCAGTCCATCAAGCACTACAAGCACCAGTGA